The genomic stretch tatatgtttttttaaatttttaaactaattttaaaacgattccactttttgaaatttaattttatattttcatatattttctagTAAAGAAGTATGAAACTTATGGCACGAAATCGGATACAGAAGTTGATCCTCCAACCTGAATATTCAGAATTTAAAGACACTCTGCTTGCAGAAGGGGCTTTTATTGAGTTAGACAAATGTGGAGAACCAATCAGACAAGTGTTTCTTGCTATTTCAGAAAATGTTTTCATACTTGCTTCTGAAAACGTCCCAGATTATGTACTATGCCCCTCCGTCAAGTATGACGCAGATGTTGATTTGGATACTGATGGAATGGAATTAGAATGGGTTGTTCCTAATGGATTTCTAGACATCAATACAGATAGCTCACAAAGAATTTTAACCATTGATACACGGACAGGTCGAATAGGCCACTTCTTGCTGTCTGATATCTGGGGCAGTGCGAGGAAAGATTGGGTTATTTGGAAGGAAGCGTTACAAGATATCCAGGATGATCCCTACAGTTACACCAAATGTTTATTCAAAGATTTTCTTATACCCGATAAAGTCTATGATATGTCAGCAGTAAACAGAAAACGAAGtcaattaaatcataaaaagGCTAAGAGCCTGGAAACTCTTACAAATAAAGTGatgacaaaaatgtatgaaatccAGGACGAAatggaaagtaaaaaaaataaacagaaattgaAAAACTCTGCGTCACAATCAAATGATGCATATTTTACAAAAGAAGCCGGAAGTCAAACTTCTTTTAACAACGACAGTgacaaaatacaaaagaaaatgaaACAGAAGGGGCAATCCTGCAGTGCAATGCTTAAGAGAATGTGTTTCGGAGGAAAAGCAAAACAACGTCCAAAATAAAGATTGACGCTATTGTAAACTTTagtaaaaagaaaatgtttgaagtatatattaaatattaagtTTATCGATTAGCAATTTCAGAGTATATGTCCATCTACCAAATAGTATATATGTAATAGTCTATTGCGTCTGtaaaatttgaaagttttttgtaaaaaaaatccgtTTAATAGCGGGCATTATTGAATGCTTACAAACGgcattccaataaaaaaaaaaaagcgggGCCGTAATAATGTTCCAAAGGCTTACACTATTTCAATCACAAAACGGAGTAATTATGTCACTGCtcagtagcggatccagaaatgttcataaaagGAGGGgaagggggcccgctccagtcatgattCGCTGACTCCCTATATAGCCCCATTTACTGTTCTTTGACCTACATCAAGTCGCGTTTTATGCATTGGTTATGGGTAACAATATTGACAATTACTTcttactaaggattttttttattttttttttttttttatctcagatGAACTTGTATgaactaaatttaaaatgttggCAAGATTTTTTTATTGTGCCGCGTATTCACAAGTATAGGCACTTGAATTTTAACAGATGTAAACAAGGACATAGACAATTACTTGAAAATTGCAAGATAATGAAATCATTTTGATGCAATTTATACCTACTTCGAACATTGATATCTTGCAAGTAATGCGTCGAGACCAAATATCAAAATCCAAACAAGGAGTTTAAAGTCGTTTAGTTCCGAACTCAAAATTACCCAGAAAAGGACCACAGACCAGCTGACTAATACTTTACGCATTGTCATGGAAGAACTTAGTATTTTACgtcattttgtaattttgtgactttatttttttcgaaCAAACTTTTAGTATTTGTCAACACAAAACAGTATAGTATAACCCTATAAACCAGTATTACGAAGTCCACCAGCGATTGCATGAATAATCTATTCATATGAATTGTTGAAAAATTGCAAGACATcggaattttaattttaaataaaaaaatatatatttaaacggCATATGTTTAGGTGACAAtaccatttgtttttaaaaagaaacagCAAAAAACAAACAAGCATTAAAAACCTTCTATGCCTAAACCCGTATCACTATATACACTGATAGCACACATGTCTGTTCACCGAACTCGACATCTTACTCTGGTGAAGAATAAATTGTATAACAAATGATTGATTCTGactaatattttgatatttcacGACCAGTCTGTCATATTAgttattattgtatagcaatataatatttcccacagaacgtaaccaaaagttagcgtgcaataaattctaatattgcactagtgcaataaatcttcaaattcatgacgtcatcaatgtttaaatcttagtttaaaccgatttttacattcaaatattatattgctatacaataaaagggttattgcatgaatattggggaatattgtccctcgtagaacatatattgcactcgcaagctcgtgcaatataaaattctactcgggacaatattccccaatattcatgcaataaccctatattactGCTATAAATGTTTGTGTGATAAATCTGGCTTGACTTTTACATACATAAAATGTGAAAAATGATTACCTAAATTAAGTCAACTTATCGAACACCATCATAGTaagtgacaaaaaaatatatgccccatttatgggtattatgttttctggtctgtgcgtccgttcgtttgttcgtccgttcatcTGTCGTACCGTCCGTCTGCAcatgtcccgcttcaggttaaagtttttggtcaaggtagttttttgatgaagttgaagtcctatcaacttgaaacttagttcacatgtccCTTATGGAATGATCTTTCATATTAAATGCCAAATTCGAGGTTTGACCCCAaattcacggtccactaaacatagaaaatgaaagtccGATtaaggcatccgtgtactatggacacattcttgtttttaaatgtcctaaaagtattttcatttgtatgacattGTTCTCCGTACAAGGATGATAGCAACTTTATGAATATATCACATGTTTAATGTTGTACACAGTTCTGATGGATATTGCCACAGAAACATTTTACAGCGGAACTTAATTTCGATAGAAGACTTGAAATTTGTTGTTGGACTACGTTTTGAAGAATGTAATTTAAGACATAAATCTGTATCAAAGAGCTTTTGATTTGTTCTAAAAAAATTCTTCTTCCCCATTTTTATCTTGCTTTGTATTgtggtttcgcaagatgtcgcttgaatattttgtatattacTATTAGAGAAAAGTCATTGAGCCTTTGAAACTGACCCCTTTTAATTGTACTTATATTTGTAAGAGTTATCCCTAATTACTTTTTTTCGGAAAGGGCTCTTCATATCCTCTGGATGTTTTGTCTAATTTTGGGATGGGCACTGCAGACTTCATGTAGGAGTGATTTctccttcttttttttaaataaatgatacACTAAGGTATTCACATGAACAGTAAAAGAAAATAGGGGTCAAGGTTAGAGGTTAAGGTCatgttctttattttttacaGTTGCTTGTGCCTGCATATGTTCCAAAACTTAAAGATAGATATAATTTTTCTATGTTGTCATGAAGATATGATACATTTTCTCTGAAACAATCCAATTACACCTTCTACGAGTCAACCGGAATGGACCTTGAATAATCGAAAGTAGCCCGGCATTTTTGCACTTCTTCCAtggaaaagtacatgtatgtataaaaacatatttatttcctAATTGGCATATAAAACTTATCATTTGACAATGGaagtgatgtatatatataaactatattttttcgaATATATATGGTTGTTTAATATACCCAAATAACACCATCGCATTGCCTATATTAAGTCAGGAGcccgtagttcagtggttgtcgtttgttcaagAATGTCAAAAtagtttttcgtaaattgtttggTATAAAATAAGCCATTAGTTGTCTTGTTTGAATCTTTCATATTTTGATGTTTGGGCCTttcatagccgactatacggtatgtttgttttttcattgttaaaggccgttcGGTTGCCTAAAATTGCTTATATATACTTAACACAGttggataatttttttatttataaataaattcatttttgttaatggGACTTTAAAGCATGTTTAATACCATTTGGTTACGGACAGCCTTTTCTTGAATGACCCTTTGTATGTGTACGGTACTCGGTAATAAGATTTTTTGGTTTGTTGCGGTAAACCATAGTACAACCTCTTTGGAGTGTTTCGAACTATTCGGTAAACTAATGTAACTGAATCTACTCTGACTCGAGCATCTCGGTACGTGAGAGTAAATGCAGAGCCATGGTTTCCTTTTGAAAGACCATATTTGTTTGCAATCTTAACTGCGTCTTCTTGGTGACCGACGTACGAGTTAACAGTCCTGTCATCAGCAATACacatctgttttgcccggtcacAATGCATCGCGTCACTATTACTACACTTTGGACAAGATGGAGTAAGTTTGTACTCGACAAGTTTAGCGATACGGTTTGAATATCCATCAACATTGAGATATCCCGTGATTCCTCGGGCTTCATCGTTAGGTGAATGGCCAGTTTTGTTGGTGGGAGAAAAGTCAGTTGCGGGATTGATTCCCAATGATTTCTGTCTTGTACGGAATAGTTCCCAGATGTAATCAACAAAACAGTGATGTGACCAGAAGATTGGATCAAATGGACTCCTTTCTAAGTTGTTCATCTGTCCGTCGCACCAAATGTGGACCTGTCCGTGTTGGTCTTCAAGACTGTCGCCATCTGGGGAAGTATCTACATTTATTTCAGCAAATCTTCTCTTGGATAACAAGCGCAAAATTCCAGTTTTCTGAAAAAGAGAACCGTCTGACCCAATATTACGTATAAGTGGTCCAATTGGTGTATCGAATCCACTAAATGGTCCAGACTCTACTTCACCAAAACCGTTTCCGAAATAGTCCTCTGTCCAAATCTTTGATTCAGTTGGATCTGCCATTTCAAAATCAATAGAAGAATCCCAGAATGGGATAGCCATTCCACAAGCTGTCTCAAATCTAAAAACAGAAAAGTTCGttctttaaaccaatcaaaaagaacaaaataaaaaagggaATTGCGTCTTCTTTTTAAGcaatcaaattaaaattcaataaaaaacgaaaaatgcgtttttttaaaacaaattcaaacttCTATAAAAAGGGAACAGTGTGTTTTTTTAAGCAattaaattcaaactttaaaaaagtaATGGTGCGTTCTTTTTAACTATTCAAATTCAAACTTCAATATGAAAACGGAAATAGTGCGTTCTTTAAAAGCAATCTAAATGACCTATAAatgtttactttataaattgttatttggatggagagttgtctcattggcactcacaccacatcttcttatatctattctaAGAAAAATGAATAGTACGTTCCTTTATAAGGCAAGCACATTCAAACTTCTATGAATAACGATTAGTGCGTTCTTTAaaagcaaacaaattcaaacttttaggaatgtacTTTGCATCGGAAGCAAATGTATTGGTATCGACGTATCAAATATAGAGACAGCGTGTGATTGTTTATTCTTAGTTACAATGTTCttttcaattatatttgttttaaaaatactcaaaatgggtaaaaaattatttaaatcgTAATGGCATTATCTATTCAAAATACCTGAAGAGATGGTGCACATTTAattcaaagaatacagaaatgcaCCCCCTTTAATCAAAATCCTCACATATAAAGAACCTTTGGTAATTATCAAAACGATCTATAAATGGAAGAAACTGCGTTTAATCACTTACATCAGTAAATATAATCTATGCCATGGTAAAAAGTTAGGTCCACCATGTGCTTCATCTACAGCTATTCTGTGGAGGTCTGCTATTGTATCATATCGACTAGTACCTGTACCGCTACtctgaaaataaaaacagaaaatgcGTTTTGTGCTATTAAAAAGTTACATAAAGGTTCCAAGAACGCATACATATACTTGAATGTTTTACTATTCGACAGACATCAAGATCGGTCAACCAAATGACACACCGTTAGACTTCAGATTGTAGGTGAAAATGTCGCTGGGGTTAGAAGATATATGTCTGTGTTGCAATAGTTTAAAAACTACGCAATATTCGATCTTTGGATAAATAACTCCTAttttaagtttgatttaattATGAAGAATGAAAACTATCTTATTTTAAAGGAatcgttcatttttaaaaaaagggGTTTTACAGTCTAGTCGTTTGTTGTGGCCCTTTATACTGAGcatgttgttcggtgtgagtcaagacttcgtgttgaagaccatactttgatctataatggttttcttttacaaattgagacttgggcggagagttgtctcattgacactcaaaccacatctttttatatctattttcaaaaaaataacataaaaaagctTGTTCAATGCCCTGACTAACCATATCGAATTTGAGCCTCCGTACTGCTGCAGAATATTTTGACCAATTACTCATTGGATCTCGGACCTCTCGTCTGATACGTTTCGGAAACACTTCTAACAGTTGGGTACGTCTTTTCACTCTGCCTCCGTGATTTGATTCAGAGATAATCTTTCGGAATATGGATTGAAGATAGTTGACTTCATCAGTCGTCATGTTTTTCTTTATCGTGGGATGTAAGAACATATCAAGGCAGTGTTTCTGTAGATCTTGAGCTAATACTACTCCTTCAAGGCTATTCTCAACTTTATGGTCAAAACATTCCAGGAGAGTCTTTGGAAGGTAATTGCCACTGACCACTGTCATGTACAGCGTCAACAAGATGGCAACTGCAGGTATAACCGCCTTGCACATCTGAAAATTAATAGTAAaagtatacatgtaaaagatgTTGTATTGtgtaaataaacaagaatgtgtccctagttcacggatgccccatccgcattatcattttctatgttcagtggaccgcgaaaatggggtaaaaactctaatttggcaaaaCGATTAGAACTCATATCATAAaaaaagtttcaatttgattggacttcaacttcatcaaaaactacctcgaccaaaaacattaacttgAAGCGGGAAAGAGGAACCAACGGACGATCAAATGGACgtacggacgaacgaacaaacagacgaactgatgcacagaccagaacacataatgcccataaatggggcataaaaagaagatgttgtatgattgccaatgagacaattctccacaagagaccaaatgacacagaaatgaacatgtacaggtcaccgtacggccttcaacaatgagaaaagcccataccacatagtcagatataaaacgccccgaaatgacaaatgtaaaacaattcaaacgagaaaactaacatcctaatttatgtaccaaaaaaaaaaaaatatgtaacacaccaacaagcgacaaccactgaattacaggatcctgacttgggacaggcacatacatacagaatatggcgggattataaatattagcgggatcccccttgacctgggacagtggtgtaccAGTATAAcagaagaacgaactataaaaatcagttgaaaaaggcttaactcgtcagatggatacacaaagaaatacacaaagaaatacatataacaaaaacacaaagtggaCGTGGGCGAGTATTTacatatcccaacaacaaaaagacacttagtactgatctgagagtactcgcagttactgacatctTATTTATAGCCGCtaacaactaacaaaaaaatcatgcatctaaaactaaattatcaatcagtacatatccaacatccaatggatttagtgtaaaaatgtcacaaacagTCAGATAAAGAcgtgaccttgtgcaatgccaagatataggtattgacagattgtagatccatgaatttatatatgtatatggcaatactatttagtttgcttttaatttactgataacaaaatcaatatttaattaaaagccaattcttcagagaacaattgaaggtgtttccacctcgataataagaatgaaatttaaaaaaagatgttagAAACTGTTACTCTGTGTTGATGTAATGTGGtaaatcaaactgatataaacaaaaataagattgATAGgtttatgcagaagacttaattgttttataatgaaccagaCAGAATTTTTAGCAATGGTCAAAATCTAATgtgtcaaattgacctttgaccttgacctcaattttgagttcataggtcagtgatctcaaatcaaaagaccccaggtcaatcacttgtatggttgtggagaaatactgatttcaaatacaaaacgggagaaaactcctataagggttaaccaaaacacttcgactgcaataggttgaagttgccccttttgtaaacagtaatttggcaaacacatcacaTCATTatctgtaacagtttcttttgaataacgataacaagcaaaatttaaaaatttataacatgaccttgacctttgaccttgaccccaatttccttcaaattgaccaaggacttcatattaAAAGACTgcaggcctctacgacttataacgtatgaatttatccaacaaatcgcctatcttaaattttcaaagggaaataactcccataagatgtcctccgatcactcaagtcaaaataaaccaaatcacTCTCAggagtagacgaacaatttggtgaaaacagtttgctaaaaccTTTTACgattttagagatatagcgataacaagaaaaaggggacgcgggtagataactcctataagaataagtgtgtgagttttgaaacccccatttatactgtacaacatcattggccaaaaaatcaattcgatatgttgtaagacaaaaaagcatctcagacggcagaagaaaaaaaaaacaaaaataatcagaagaaaaacaaaggtctttccacgaaaagtggaaagacctaatgatCTGATTACAGTGTGGAATTGATAACCTTTAAGAACAAGTTTAtctaaaggatcgataagttctccaggatcgtttctaaatttccgggcacggtatTCACATTTCATtgtaaaataattacattagatgtatgtttcattataatactttattctgattagctaactgaacatcacgtgttattccttaagcaattgcattactcaacaagagtgcacacactgaattGTCTCGCATTCTTtgctaatcattgatattatgttgatagtccaaaGTATAAAGCTTCATTACAACTGTAACATAAACTTAGCATGAACCAATATAGCTAAACACAGACCAATcgatgaaccataaaaatgaggtcaaggtcagatgaaccatgccaggcagacatgtacagctaacaatgcttccatacaacaaatatagttgacctattacttatagtttaagaaaaatagaccaaaacacaaaaacttaacactgtgcaatgcgtgaaattgaggtcatggtcaaataaaatctgcgggactgacatatagatcataaaatacatgtatttccatacaccaaatatagttgacctttggcatctAATATTACTGCATAAAGTAtgataaaaacagaccaaaacacaaaaacttaactataaccactgaaccatgaaaatgaggtcaaggtcagatgacacctgccagttggacatgtacaccttacagtccttccatacaccgaatatactagccctatttgTTACAGTATCtgaaatatggacttgaccaccaaaacttaactttgttcacggatccatgaaatgaggtcgaggtcaagtgaaaactgtgtgacgggcatgaggaccttgcaaggtacgcacataccaaatatagttatcctactacttataataagagagaattcaacattacaaaaaatctgaactttttttttcaagtggtcactgaaccatgaaaatgaggtcaaggacattggacatgtgactaacgggaacttcgtaacatgaggcatctatatacaaagtatgaagcatccaggtcttccaccttctaaaatataaagcttttaagaagttagctaacgccgccgtcgccgccggatcactatccttatgtcgagctttctgcaacaaaagttgcaggctcgacaataaaactgatcattcatgataacacgtggtgccgcaataaagtgcacaggtgaattaaacaaaacaattataaaatgcGTGTTTttatgatcatagctaaaaatgtAACTAT from Mytilus edulis chromosome 7, xbMytEdul2.2, whole genome shotgun sequence encodes the following:
- the LOC139481219 gene encoding tyrosinase-like protein 1 gives rise to the protein MCKAVIPAVAILLTLYMTVVSGNYLPKTLLECFDHKVENSLEGVVLAQDLQKHCLDMFLHPTIKKNMTTDEVNYLQSIFRKIISESNHGGRVKRRTQLLEVFPKRIRREVRDPMSNWSKYSAAVRRLKFDMSSGTGTSRYDTIADLHRIAVDEAHGGPNFLPWHRLYLLIFETACGMAIPFWDSSIDFEMADPTESKIWTEDYFGNGFGEVESGPFSGFDTPIGPLIRNIGSDGSLFQKTGILRLLSKRRFAEINVDTSPDGDSLEDQHGQVHIWCDGQMNNLERSPFDPIFWSHHCFVDYIWELFRTRQKSLGINPATDFSPTNKTGHSPNDEARGITGYLNVDGYSNRIAKLVEYKLTPSCPKCSNSDAMHCDRAKQMCIADDRTVNSYVGHQEDAVKIANKYGLSKGNHGSAFTLTYRDARVRVDSVTLVYRIVRNTPKRLYYGLPQQTKKSYYRVPYTYKGSFKKRLSVTKWY